A DNA window from Bdellovibrio sp. BCCA contains the following coding sequences:
- a CDS encoding ligase-associated DNA damage response exonuclease, whose amino-acid sequence MDLIRATEEGLYCEPGDFFIDPWRPVRHAVITHAHSDHAHWGCDTYYSTEKCAPLLRLRLGEALPIVEKKWNEKFKIGNTWVSFHPAGHILGSAQVRIEYKNKIWVASGDYKRTPDPTCDAFEVVPCDSFISEATFALPVYKWDAGEVTAQKIFDWWQEDQTRPSLLFCYALGKAQRVLAELKNLTDRPIYIHGAMEAITKVYKDAGVVMAETRSIFDHEKNFPFKGELILAPPSAHRSPWMKRFKEPQTAFASGWMQVRGTRRRKGYEKGFALSDHADWNELNQTIQATEAATVFLTHGRTDVLQRYLTDKGKTVRLFTTEYEAQEEAS is encoded by the coding sequence ATGGATCTTATTCGCGCCACCGAGGAAGGTCTTTATTGCGAACCTGGTGATTTTTTTATCGACCCTTGGCGCCCTGTGCGCCATGCGGTGATCACTCATGCTCATTCAGATCACGCTCATTGGGGATGTGACACTTATTACTCCACAGAAAAGTGTGCTCCTCTTTTACGTCTCCGTTTAGGAGAGGCTCTGCCGATTGTCGAAAAGAAATGGAATGAAAAATTTAAAATCGGAAACACCTGGGTCAGTTTTCACCCAGCGGGACATATTCTCGGCTCAGCGCAAGTTCGTATCGAGTATAAAAATAAAATCTGGGTGGCTTCCGGCGATTACAAAAGAACACCGGATCCCACGTGCGATGCCTTTGAGGTTGTCCCCTGCGACAGTTTTATTTCCGAAGCCACTTTTGCACTACCGGTTTACAAGTGGGATGCCGGAGAAGTGACTGCACAGAAAATCTTTGATTGGTGGCAAGAAGATCAAACCCGGCCTTCTCTTTTATTTTGTTACGCTCTTGGCAAAGCTCAACGTGTTTTGGCCGAGCTTAAAAATCTGACAGATCGGCCGATTTACATTCACGGTGCCATGGAAGCAATCACGAAAGTCTATAAAGACGCCGGAGTGGTCATGGCAGAAACACGTTCTATTTTTGATCACGAAAAAAATTTTCCTTTCAAAGGAGAGTTGATCCTGGCACCTCCTTCGGCCCACCGCTCTCCGTGGATGAAGCGTTTTAAAGAACCGCAAACGGCTTTTGCATCTGGCTGGATGCAGGTTCGCGGAACTCGCCGCCGCAAAGGATATGAAAAAGGCTTCGCTTTGTCAGATCACGCAGATTGGAACGAACTCAATCAAACCATTCAAGCAACAGAAGCTGCAACGGTCTTTCTCACCCACGGAAGGACGGATGTCTTGCAACGATATTTAACAGACAAAGGAAAAACCGTTCGTCTTTTCACGACCGAATATGAAGCCCAAGAGGAAGCTTCATGA
- a CDS encoding ATP-dependent DNA ligase — MKTFAKLFDELDSTTSTNEKVDALKKYFAVTDPEDSMWTILLLTGRLSKRVLTSRTLSHLFLTSTNYPSWLFAESYDHVGDTAETLSLLAHSLNLCREISGTKDKSLALWMEEEIPALAQIENEAEQAERLLEWWRDLTYQEVFILNKLITGAFRVGVSEKLVIRAVAEVYELPTDQIAHRLTGNIRTGKEAFQNLVSKEVTEIGFSQPYPFCLAHPWNERSERDFIPEKWCIEWKYDGIRAQVIRREKQLWIWSRGEEQITESFPDLAPIFMRLPDGTVIDGEILVYKEGSILPFQELQKRLGRKKVSAAVMTERPAGFFAYDCLEYRGKDIRQKSLRERKEILKTLIEKLDHPQVRFSSLLSVESLQELEELRHTARENEAEGLMLKLWDGVYSVGRKTGNWWKHKVDPLTLDAVLLYAQSGTGRRSNLYTDYTFALWNENRELIPFAKAYSGLNQTEIDELDAWIRRHTKEKFGPVRAVEPLHVFEIGFEGISPSTRHKSGIAVRFPRILRWRKDKKPEDADTLETASELLNGVRKDE; from the coding sequence ATGAAAACGTTTGCAAAACTTTTTGATGAACTGGATTCCACCACCTCTACTAATGAAAAAGTGGACGCTCTTAAAAAGTATTTCGCAGTGACCGATCCGGAAGACTCCATGTGGACGATACTACTATTAACAGGACGCTTGAGTAAACGCGTTCTGACTTCACGTACATTAAGTCACTTGTTTTTGACTTCGACAAATTATCCCTCCTGGTTGTTTGCTGAAAGTTATGATCACGTTGGCGACACCGCTGAAACTTTAAGTCTGTTGGCGCATTCATTAAACTTATGTCGAGAAATCTCTGGGACTAAAGATAAAAGTTTGGCTCTGTGGATGGAGGAAGAAATTCCTGCGCTCGCTCAAATAGAAAATGAAGCTGAACAAGCGGAGCGCCTTTTAGAATGGTGGCGAGACCTGACTTACCAGGAAGTTTTTATTCTTAACAAACTTATCACTGGTGCTTTTCGTGTTGGCGTCAGTGAAAAACTTGTGATTCGCGCTGTGGCGGAAGTCTATGAACTCCCTACTGATCAGATTGCACACCGCCTGACTGGGAATATTCGCACAGGCAAAGAAGCGTTTCAAAATTTAGTTTCAAAAGAAGTGACGGAAATTGGATTTAGCCAGCCCTATCCCTTTTGTCTTGCTCATCCCTGGAATGAGCGCAGCGAGCGAGATTTTATTCCTGAAAAATGGTGCATCGAGTGGAAATATGATGGCATTCGAGCTCAAGTTATTCGCCGCGAAAAACAACTTTGGATCTGGTCCCGTGGTGAGGAGCAAATTACAGAAAGCTTTCCTGACTTAGCACCCATTTTCATGCGTCTTCCAGATGGAACAGTGATTGACGGTGAAATCTTGGTTTACAAAGAAGGTTCCATTTTACCTTTTCAGGAATTGCAAAAAAGATTGGGACGAAAGAAGGTCTCAGCGGCTGTTATGACCGAGCGCCCTGCAGGTTTTTTTGCTTATGATTGTTTGGAATATCGAGGCAAAGATATTCGTCAAAAATCTCTGCGGGAGCGCAAAGAAATTTTAAAGACTTTGATAGAAAAGTTAGACCATCCTCAAGTGCGTTTTTCTTCTCTTCTCTCCGTTGAATCTTTGCAGGAACTTGAAGAACTCCGTCATACGGCTCGTGAAAATGAAGCCGAAGGTTTGATGTTAAAACTATGGGATGGTGTTTATTCAGTAGGTCGCAAGACCGGAAATTGGTGGAAGCACAAAGTAGATCCACTGACACTGGATGCTGTCTTGCTGTATGCCCAATCCGGCACGGGCAGACGGTCGAATCTTTATACCGATTACACTTTTGCTTTATGGAATGAAAACAGAGAGCTAATTCCCTTCGCCAAAGCGTATTCAGGATTAAACCAAACTGAAATTGACGAGTTGGATGCTTGGATTCGCCGTCATACGAAAGAAAAATTTGGTCCGGTGCGAGCCGTAGAGCCTTTGCACGTTTTTGAAATTGGTTTCGAAGGAATCAGCCCCTCAACACGGCATAAATCGGGAATCGCCGTTCGCTTTCCGCGAATTTTACGCTGGCGTAAAGATAAAAAGCCTGAAGATGCCGATACTCTAGAAACCGCAAGTGAACTTTTAAACGGAGTCAGAAAAGATGAATGA
- a CDS encoding ligase-associated DNA damage response DEXH box helicase yields MNELKPIHAFFHRRGWKAFPFQEESWKSYLDGESGLLHIPTGAGKTYAAVMGPFAKLLARPSKGLKILYLTPLRALTRDLATAIYEPILQEKWPLKIDTRTGDTSFSQKKRQLFSPADLLLTTPESLAVLISQHEADEIFKNLQVVILDEWHELMASKRGSLCELSLSYLRSLNPDLQTWALSASVGNIEEAAKVAVGRSQEPRVISGSSDRNLVLDCLLPQKIDRFPWAGHLGFALKEQLIEELDPEISTLIFTNTRSQAERWFEVMLEMAPHLAPVMALHHSSLDREEREAVEEGVKNGSLKWVVATSSLDLGVDFQPVERVVQIGSPKMVARMIQRAGRSAHRPGGKSRLLFVPTNSWEILELEAVKKALKEKHIEPRRPLKKPMDVLLQHMMTLACGPGLRLDELWLSLKETYSFSDISQEELNWCRQFLTRGGETLQAYPQFHKLIYDEEEGKYRPASPKIAQMHRMSIGTIVSRESVQVSYTNRNRIGSVEESFISKLKKGDVFQFAGKKLEFVLLKDMTAYVRSSKAVTNVVPSWDGGRFPISETLGQAFREVLTEKHPGLDRLLSPLLGTQKEVSVLPGADILLIEKWNSKEGDHIFVYPFEGRSVHEGLAQLWGYRFARRAPTTFSFAVNDYGFEITGPVDYDFEKLFDDDFFSDDNLVEEIGQSLQIGQLSQRQFREIAKIAGLVFTGYPGSPKTGRQMQISSSLLYEVFKKHEPNNLLIRQSFDEVLANSLESGRMRKTLQRLRKMKVRWVDLETPSPLSFPLVVENIAVGNLSNESLEAKIARLKKTWEKKNEDHGRERRH; encoded by the coding sequence ATGAATGAACTTAAACCCATTCATGCTTTTTTTCATCGTCGTGGCTGGAAGGCTTTTCCCTTTCAAGAAGAGTCTTGGAAGTCATATCTCGATGGTGAATCCGGACTCTTACACATTCCCACCGGAGCCGGAAAAACGTATGCGGCTGTGATGGGTCCATTTGCAAAACTTTTAGCCCGTCCCTCGAAAGGTTTAAAGATATTATATCTGACACCCTTAAGAGCATTAACTCGCGACCTAGCCACCGCCATTTACGAACCTATTTTGCAAGAGAAATGGCCACTTAAAATTGACACTCGAACCGGGGACACTTCTTTCTCGCAAAAGAAACGCCAACTGTTTTCACCAGCGGATCTTTTACTCACGACCCCGGAATCTCTCGCCGTTTTAATTTCTCAACATGAAGCCGATGAGATTTTCAAAAATCTTCAAGTCGTCATCTTAGATGAGTGGCATGAGTTGATGGCCAGCAAAAGAGGAAGTCTTTGTGAGCTTTCCCTTTCCTATTTACGTTCTTTAAATCCTGATTTACAGACGTGGGCTTTGTCGGCCTCCGTTGGAAATATTGAAGAAGCAGCGAAGGTCGCAGTCGGCCGCTCGCAAGAACCGCGAGTAATATCAGGAAGCTCTGACCGGAACTTAGTATTAGATTGTCTTTTACCTCAAAAAATTGATCGTTTTCCCTGGGCAGGACATCTTGGGTTTGCCTTAAAAGAACAACTCATTGAAGAACTTGATCCAGAAATCTCAACTCTTATTTTTACAAACACCCGGTCCCAAGCGGAAAGATGGTTTGAGGTGATGTTAGAAATGGCGCCGCACCTGGCTCCGGTTATGGCGCTTCATCACAGCTCATTAGACCGCGAAGAACGCGAGGCCGTTGAAGAAGGCGTAAAAAATGGATCTTTGAAATGGGTGGTCGCGACCTCTTCATTGGATCTAGGAGTTGATTTTCAGCCTGTTGAGCGCGTCGTTCAAATCGGCAGTCCCAAAATGGTGGCGCGAATGATCCAAAGAGCTGGACGCTCAGCACATCGTCCTGGAGGAAAAAGCCGACTCTTGTTTGTTCCGACAAACTCCTGGGAAATTTTGGAACTTGAAGCCGTCAAAAAAGCTCTCAAAGAAAAACATATTGAGCCTCGCCGACCGTTAAAGAAACCGATGGATGTCCTTTTACAACATATGATGACACTCGCCTGCGGGCCCGGACTGCGTCTGGATGAACTCTGGCTTTCTTTAAAGGAAACTTATTCATTTTCTGATATTAGCCAAGAAGAATTGAACTGGTGTCGGCAGTTTCTCACCCGCGGCGGCGAAACTCTGCAAGCTTATCCTCAATTTCACAAACTTATTTATGATGAAGAAGAAGGAAAATATCGGCCGGCCTCCCCTAAGATCGCTCAAATGCATCGCATGAGTATTGGAACGATTGTCTCACGGGAATCCGTTCAAGTTTCTTATACCAATCGAAATCGCATCGGCTCCGTGGAAGAAAGTTTCATTTCCAAACTTAAAAAAGGCGACGTGTTTCAATTTGCGGGAAAAAAATTGGAGTTTGTTCTTTTAAAGGACATGACCGCCTATGTACGCTCTAGCAAGGCTGTTACGAACGTAGTTCCCTCTTGGGATGGCGGACGATTTCCGATTTCTGAAACGTTGGGGCAAGCATTCCGTGAAGTTTTGACTGAAAAACACCCGGGCTTAGACCGGCTTCTGTCGCCTCTTTTAGGTACGCAAAAAGAAGTTTCGGTTTTACCTGGAGCTGACATCCTTCTTATTGAGAAATGGAATTCCAAAGAAGGAGATCATATTTTTGTGTATCCATTTGAAGGACGCTCGGTGCATGAAGGGCTTGCCCAGCTTTGGGGTTACCGATTTGCGCGAAGAGCACCGACGACATTTTCGTTTGCCGTTAACGACTATGGTTTTGAAATCACCGGACCTGTGGATTATGACTTTGAAAAACTTTTTGATGACGATTTTTTTTCGGATGACAATTTGGTTGAAGAGATCGGTCAGTCCTTACAGATCGGTCAGCTAAGCCAGCGTCAGTTTCGCGAGATTGCCAAAATTGCGGGTCTTGTTTTTACGGGATATCCGGGGTCTCCGAAAACAGGTCGTCAAATGCAGATAAGCTCTTCCCTTCTTTATGAAGTTTTTAAAAAACACGAGCCGAATAATTTATTGATTCGCCAAAGTTTTGACGAGGTCCTTGCCAATTCTTTGGAAAGCGGACGCATGCGCAAGACTTTACAACGTCTGCGCAAAATGAAAGTGCGTTGGGTCGATTTGGAAACGCCCTCACCGCTTTCATTTCCTTTAGTGGTGGAAAATATCGCTGTCGGAAATCTTTCCAACGAGAGTCTGGAAGCTAAAATCGCAAGACTTAAAAAAACTTGGGAAAAGAAAAATGAAGATCACGGTCGCGAACGAAGACATTGA
- the pdeM gene encoding ligase-associated DNA damage response endonuclease PdeM, whose amino-acid sequence MKITVANEDIELLPEKAFFWQAEHLLGISDVHLGKAESYQAAGVPLPSGSHRVDLERISYLIQKYHIENVVVLGDWIHNKFSLSEVVVRDFREFFAVHEHVHWTLLLGNHEYGAHEILRGLPFHLVEEEIEMGPFLMTHGHKNPRSHLFQIQGHTHPQVLLHEGPLRLKLPCFVLERKCLTVPAFGSLTGGYTVRPRAGSRIFAVSDSDVFEVQK is encoded by the coding sequence ATGAAGATCACGGTCGCGAACGAAGACATTGAGCTTTTGCCTGAAAAAGCCTTCTTTTGGCAGGCAGAACATCTCTTAGGAATTTCCGACGTACATTTAGGAAAAGCCGAAAGCTATCAAGCCGCCGGAGTTCCTCTTCCTTCGGGAAGTCACCGTGTGGACTTAGAGCGCATCAGTTATTTGATACAGAAATATCACATTGAAAATGTCGTAGTTCTTGGAGATTGGATTCACAACAAATTCAGTCTTAGCGAAGTGGTTGTCCGGGATTTTCGCGAATTTTTCGCAGTTCACGAACACGTGCACTGGACTCTGCTTTTGGGGAACCATGAATATGGAGCTCACGAAATTTTAAGAGGCCTGCCCTTTCATTTGGTCGAAGAGGAAATTGAAATGGGACCGTTTTTAATGACTCATGGTCATAAGAATCCCCGCTCCCATCTTTTTCAGATACAAGGCCACACACATCCCCAGGTCCTCCTTCACGAAGGTCCCTTGCGATTAAAACTGCCCTGCTTTGTTTTAGAGAGGAAATGTCTGACAGTGCCGGCCTTTGGTAGTTTGACAGGCGGTTACACCGTAAGACCTCGCGCCGGAAGTCGCATTTTTGCAGTGTCCGATTCTGACGTCTTTGAGGTCCAAAAATAA
- a CDS encoding DEAD/DEAH box helicase: MYQLRTYQVEAVQATLKHFRKERTPAVVVLPTGAGKSLVIAELARLARGRVLVMAHVKELVEQNYAKYISFGLEAGIYSAGLQRKEITQKVIFGSIQSIARAQEDFFENFSLVVIDECHRVSVDGDTQYLQVMSKLQQFNQELCVLGLTATPYRLGLGWIYQYHAQKSIQQTTEDRFFKKCIYELSIRHLIKNNYLTPPVKIDSPVACYDFSSLKLQQGRFVMAQVEALLKDQKRITPLIIKNIIDMAKERKGVMIFTSSINHAIEIMQNLPPYIAALVVGDTPGPERDEIIEAFKRQELKFLVNVSVLTTGFDAPHVDVIAVLRPTESVSLYQQIVGRGLRLSPGKTDCLILDYTGQGHDLYSPEIDEDKPSSKAQKVEVLCPQCGVTNHFWGLMESDGTLLEHYGRQCKGAFEDPVTKEISSCGFRFRFKRCEKCGSENDIAARACGDCGNVLVDNDKKLKEAMLLKDAHVMRVETMSFQKTFDKKGSERLEVHYYDADAQVLKEYFYLNTAEDGRAFYFNFIRMHNRLPERKIHVRTIDDVLQIQKKFRMPMFVIARKQKHYWSIREKIFE; encoded by the coding sequence ATGTATCAACTCCGTACCTACCAAGTGGAAGCCGTTCAGGCGACATTAAAACATTTCCGAAAGGAAAGAACTCCCGCTGTGGTCGTTCTTCCGACAGGTGCCGGAAAAAGTCTGGTTATTGCTGAATTGGCACGTTTGGCTCGAGGACGTGTTTTGGTCATGGCTCATGTTAAAGAGCTTGTTGAACAGAATTATGCGAAATATATTTCCTTCGGTTTAGAAGCGGGTATTTACTCTGCAGGCCTTCAGAGAAAAGAAATCACCCAGAAGGTTATTTTCGGAAGCATTCAGTCTATCGCGCGGGCGCAGGAAGATTTTTTTGAGAATTTTTCCCTTGTCGTGATCGATGAGTGTCATCGTGTTTCTGTTGACGGTGACACTCAGTATTTACAAGTCATGTCTAAGTTGCAGCAATTCAATCAGGAACTCTGTGTCCTCGGTTTGACTGCCACACCTTATCGTTTGGGATTGGGATGGATTTATCAATACCATGCGCAAAAAAGTATTCAGCAAACGACGGAAGACCGTTTTTTTAAAAAATGCATTTATGAGCTTTCGATTAGACATCTTATCAAAAACAACTACCTGACTCCGCCTGTAAAAATTGATTCGCCGGTAGCTTGTTATGATTTTTCAAGTTTGAAACTTCAGCAGGGACGATTTGTTATGGCGCAGGTCGAAGCGCTTTTGAAAGATCAAAAACGCATCACGCCGCTGATTATTAAAAACATCATCGATATGGCAAAAGAAAGAAAGGGCGTGATGATTTTCACAAGCTCTATCAATCACGCCATTGAAATCATGCAAAATCTTCCGCCCTATATTGCGGCTCTGGTCGTGGGAGACACTCCGGGCCCGGAACGGGATGAGATCATTGAGGCTTTTAAACGGCAGGAACTGAAATTTCTTGTGAATGTCTCGGTTCTGACGACAGGCTTTGATGCACCTCATGTGGATGTCATTGCGGTGTTAAGACCGACAGAGTCCGTCAGTCTTTATCAACAGATCGTTGGAAGAGGGTTGCGTTTAAGTCCGGGTAAGACGGATTGTTTGATTCTCGATTATACAGGTCAGGGCCACGATCTTTACTCTCCTGAGATTGATGAAGACAAACCCTCCAGCAAAGCGCAGAAGGTGGAAGTCCTTTGCCCGCAGTGTGGAGTTACAAACCATTTCTGGGGACTCATGGAAAGTGACGGAACTTTGCTTGAACACTATGGACGACAATGCAAAGGAGCCTTTGAAGATCCTGTCACCAAAGAAATTTCTTCTTGTGGATTTCGTTTCCGTTTTAAAAGATGTGAGAAATGCGGATCTGAAAACGATATCGCAGCCCGTGCGTGCGGAGACTGCGGAAATGTTTTAGTCGATAATGATAAAAAGCTTAAAGAGGCCATGCTGCTTAAAGATGCACACGTGATGCGGGTTGAGACCATGAGCTTTCAAAAAACCTTTGATAAAAAAGGCAGTGAGCGTTTAGAGGTTCATTACTATGATGCCGACGCTCAGGTTCTAAAAGAGTATTTTTATTTAAACACGGCTGAAGATGGTCGTGCTTTTTATTTTAATTTTATTCGTATGCACAATCGCCTGCCTGAACGGAAAATTCACGTGCGCACTATCGATGATGTCCTGCAGATTCAAAAAAAGTTTCGAATGCCAATGTTTGTCATTGCAAGAAAACAAAAGCATTACTGGAGCATTCGCGAAAAGATCTTTGAATAA
- a CDS encoding transporter substrate-binding domain-containing protein has protein sequence MKFPVLFFLFFITCVSFASTPLSIGFPFGFSRNEAINQYFLFLTDVLKDAGFEAVYKKMPGVLPYEALLKGEVDGIAYDDFALTKGREQTVTVSFPIVYIKVHVFYRVENKYFDEKNLKKYLGALGLNNSMIEKEAKRRKLKYVTSANPTQNVQLLLDKKIDYFLAVEEVGQSALSASNPELAKKIRMSERVFMSFPLYFTLNKKFKKDLPAIEASFKKHLTGDLSKYPLLRSLNKELLLPPPRK, from the coding sequence ATGAAATTTCCGGTACTTTTCTTTCTCTTTTTCATTACTTGCGTTTCTTTTGCAAGCACCCCTCTGTCTATTGGATTTCCCTTTGGATTTTCCCGAAATGAAGCCATCAATCAATATTTTTTATTTCTGACGGACGTTTTGAAAGATGCGGGTTTTGAGGCCGTGTATAAAAAAATGCCTGGCGTTCTTCCCTATGAAGCTTTGCTTAAAGGCGAAGTTGACGGCATAGCCTATGATGACTTTGCCTTAACGAAAGGACGCGAACAAACAGTGACAGTGTCTTTTCCGATTGTCTATATCAAGGTGCACGTTTTTTATAGGGTAGAAAATAAATACTTTGATGAGAAAAATTTAAAAAAATACCTTGGCGCTTTAGGTCTTAATAATTCAATGATTGAAAAAGAAGCAAAACGCCGAAAATTAAAATATGTCACGTCTGCAAATCCAACACAGAATGTACAACTTCTTTTAGATAAAAAAATAGATTACTTCCTTGCCGTAGAAGAGGTCGGCCAGAGCGCTCTTTCCGCTTCTAATCCTGAACTTGCAAAGAAAATCAGGATGAGCGAACGCGTGTTCATGAGTTTTCCTCTTTATTTCACCTTGAATAAAAAGTTTAAAAAAGATCTTCCCGCAATTGAAGCCTCTTTTAAAAAGCATCTTACGGGTGATCTTAGCAAATATCCGCTGTTACGCTCTCTTAACAAAGAGCTTCTGCTGCCTCCACCGCGCAAGTAA
- a CDS encoding 4a-hydroxytetrahydrobiopterin dehydratase — translation MLTANELLKKRSHPMDTGLPEKDVREYLKLFDGWFLKEGKITKTYSFKNYYETLAFVNAVAFIAHREDHHPEMVVSYNQCVVKFDTHSVNEGRGGISENDFICAAKIDALVNSTAS, via the coding sequence GTGCTCACGGCTAACGAATTATTAAAGAAAAGAAGTCATCCGATGGACACGGGTCTGCCCGAAAAGGATGTTCGCGAATATTTGAAACTGTTTGATGGCTGGTTTTTAAAAGAAGGTAAGATCACGAAAACTTATTCTTTTAAGAACTACTATGAAACTTTGGCATTTGTGAATGCCGTGGCATTTATTGCTCACCGTGAAGATCACCATCCAGAAATGGTGGTGAGTTACAATCAATGCGTTGTGAAGTTTGATACTCACTCCGTCAATGAAGGACGGGGAGGGATTTCAGAAAACGACTTTATCTGTGCGGCTAAAATCGATGCCTTAGTTAATTCAACCGCTTCTTAG
- a CDS encoding Hsp20/alpha crystallin family protein, translated as MANLPDRWRSGRFASPFRELSRYQDRMDRLMNELMGFREEGSPTEFDFSPSCEFSEEEKNYLLKVDLPGVKKENVKVEVDGDRLTIRAERKEEKLDESKEAKKRHLSEISYGSYVRSFTLPQPIDEKKVDAKFEDGVLLVNIPKGEASKAKQISVH; from the coding sequence ATGGCTAACTTACCAGACCGCTGGAGATCAGGACGCTTTGCAAGTCCTTTCCGTGAACTCTCTCGCTATCAGGATCGTATGGATCGACTGATGAATGAACTTATGGGATTCAGGGAAGAAGGTTCACCAACAGAATTTGATTTTTCTCCTTCTTGCGAATTTTCAGAGGAAGAGAAAAATTATTTATTGAAAGTGGATCTTCCTGGCGTCAAAAAAGAAAACGTCAAAGTGGAAGTCGACGGTGACCGATTGACCATTCGCGCTGAGAGAAAAGAAGAAAAGTTGGATGAATCCAAGGAAGCGAAGAAACGACATTTGTCTGAAATTTCTTATGGTTCTTACGTGCGCAGTTTCACCTTGCCTCAACCCATTGATGAAAAGAAGGTGGATGCAAAGTTTGAAGATGGTGTCTTGCTTGTGAATATTCCTAAGGGCGAAGCTTCCAAAGCGAAACAAATTTCAGTGCATTAA